From Demequina capsici:
ACGACCCTGTCGGCCCACCGCGCGCCGCGCACCGCCGAGGCCACCGCCTCGCCGATGCCCCGATACGGCGCCTTGGTGCCCACCTTGATCTCGACGTTCACGCGCATCGAGGTGGGGCTCAGGAGCTCCAGCACCTCGCTCAGGTGCGGGACTCGATGGACGCCCGAGCCTGCGTCGCCGACATCCGCCTGCGCCACCTCTGCGCGCGTCAGCTGGGCGAGCGGCACGACGCTCCCGTCCGGGAGCGTCAGCAGCGGGTCATGGCGCACCGTCAGACGGCCGTCGGCCGTCAGGTGCACATCCAGCTCGACGCCGTCGGCGCCCACCTCCGCCGCGGCCGCGAAGGCGGCGAGGGTGTTCTCAGGCGCCACGAGCCGCGCGCCGCGATGCGCCCAGATCTCCGTCACAGCGGCAGGCTATCCGACCCGGATG
This genomic window contains:
- a CDS encoding glycerophosphodiester phosphodiesterase, whose translation is MTEIWAHRGARLVAPENTLAAFAAAAEVGADGVELDVHLTADGRLTVRHDPLLTLPDGSVVPLAQLTRAEVAQADVGDAGSGVHRVPHLSEVLELLSPTSMRVNVEIKVGTKAPYRGIGEAVASAVRGARWADRVVVSSFDHVGLLEVREHAPGLELAPLYADGLARPWDYAAMLGVKAMHPFAPTLQRPGTVESFRAAGIAVRPWTVIDPAEMRAFMQAEVDAVIVDDPATAIAVRDVVAAGAKGDASREGGGLAPALI